In Bacillus cereus ATCC 14579, a single window of DNA contains:
- the nirD gene encoding nitrite reductase small subunit NirD has translation MIHTKEKIKVMRAEDLAIQIGKEVQMKGMSIALFRLSNGDIRAVENRCPHKNGPLAEGIVSGEFVFCPLHDWKISLLTGEVQKPDDGCIQTYEVEVIDGDIYLYM, from the coding sequence ATGATACACACGAAAGAAAAAATAAAAGTTATGCGTGCGGAAGATCTTGCTATTCAAATCGGTAAAGAAGTGCAAATGAAAGGTATGTCTATCGCCCTATTCCGCCTTTCAAATGGCGATATTCGAGCTGTAGAAAATCGTTGTCCTCATAAAAACGGACCGTTAGCAGAAGGGATTGTGTCTGGAGAATTCGTCTTTTGTCCACTGCATGATTGGAAAATCTCACTACTAACAGGTGAAGTTCAAAAACCTGATGACGGCTGTATTCAAACATACGAAGTAGAAGTTATTGACGGTGACATTTATTTATACATGTAA
- the nirB gene encoding NADPH-nitrite reductase large subunit, with product MKKRLVMIGNGMAGIRCMEEILKHDSDSYEITIFGDEPHPNYNRIMLSHVLQGKTNMQDIIMNEYSWYEENEITLYTNEKVQSINREEKIIITEKNRTLTYDKLIIATGSSAFILPVEGSTLPGVTGFRTIEDTQFMIDTANEKKKAVVIGGGLLGLEAARGLIDLGMDVHVVHLMPNLMEQQLDTKAASLLREDLEAQGMKFLMEKKTVKILGTDHVEGIQFEDGEVVDCDLIVMAVGIRPNTQIAKDAGLIVNRGIVVNDYMLTNDESIYAVGECAEHDGIAYGLVAPLYEQGAILAKHITNLQTDGYSGSIVGTQLKVAGCDLFSAGQIYEDDQTKAISIFDECKRSYKKVLIRDNKVVGIVLYGDTADGTRLFSMLKKEEDIQEYTPASLLHKAGEESEFDVATMSADDTICGCNGVTKGSIVHAILEQELTTFEEVKGCTKAAGSCGKCRPLVEQVLSHTLGDAFDASAQSAGMCGCTPLSRDEVVAAIHEKGLKSPKEVRNVLGFAHEDGCSKCRPALNYYLRMAIPEEYEDDKSSRFVNERMNGNIQHDGTFSVIPRMYGGVTTADDLMKIAEVAKKYDVPLVKITGASRIGLYGVKKQDLPNVWADLHMTSGYAYSKSLRNVKSCVGSRFCRFGTKDSLGLGMLLEQSLEMVDTPHKMKMGVTGCPRNCAEVLTKDFGVVCVENGYQLYIGGNGGTEVREADFVMIVPTEDDVLRIAAAYMQYYRETGIYGERTAYWTERLGFDHIKEILQDASMVTTLNERFQTARRTYTEAWGQALETKSLKAMYEVETVK from the coding sequence ACAGTTGGTATGAAGAAAACGAAATAACTTTGTATACAAATGAAAAAGTTCAAAGTATTAACCGAGAAGAAAAAATTATTATTACAGAAAAGAATCGTACTCTTACATATGACAAACTCATTATCGCAACAGGTTCTAGTGCTTTTATTTTGCCTGTAGAAGGTTCCACTCTCCCTGGTGTAACAGGATTTCGAACAATTGAAGATACACAATTTATGATTGATACCGCTAATGAAAAGAAAAAGGCTGTTGTCATTGGTGGTGGGTTACTTGGTTTAGAAGCCGCAAGAGGTCTTATTGACTTAGGGATGGACGTACATGTTGTTCATTTAATGCCAAACTTAATGGAGCAACAACTAGATACGAAAGCAGCTTCTCTTCTGCGCGAAGATTTAGAAGCGCAAGGCATGAAATTTCTAATGGAAAAGAAAACTGTAAAAATTCTTGGTACAGACCATGTTGAGGGCATTCAATTTGAAGATGGTGAAGTTGTAGATTGTGATTTAATCGTAATGGCTGTCGGAATACGCCCAAATACGCAAATAGCAAAAGATGCCGGTTTAATTGTAAATCGCGGTATTGTAGTCAATGACTATATGCTAACAAATGATGAGTCCATTTATGCAGTTGGAGAATGTGCAGAGCATGACGGTATCGCATATGGACTTGTTGCTCCTCTTTATGAACAAGGTGCGATACTAGCAAAACATATAACAAATTTACAAACTGATGGATATTCGGGCAGTATCGTCGGTACGCAATTAAAAGTTGCAGGTTGTGATTTATTCTCTGCTGGTCAAATTTATGAAGATGATCAAACGAAAGCAATATCAATCTTTGATGAATGTAAACGTTCCTATAAAAAAGTATTAATTCGTGATAATAAAGTCGTCGGTATCGTTTTATATGGTGACACAGCTGACGGTACACGTCTCTTTAGCATGTTAAAGAAGGAAGAAGATATACAAGAATATACACCAGCTTCCCTTCTTCACAAAGCTGGTGAAGAAAGTGAATTTGACGTTGCTACAATGAGTGCGGATGACACGATTTGTGGATGTAATGGTGTTACGAAAGGTTCAATCGTTCACGCCATTTTAGAACAAGAGTTAACGACTTTTGAAGAAGTTAAAGGCTGTACGAAAGCCGCAGGTTCTTGTGGTAAATGTCGTCCACTTGTGGAACAAGTTTTATCTCATACACTTGGAGATGCTTTTGATGCCTCAGCGCAATCTGCCGGTATGTGTGGATGTACACCTTTATCCCGTGATGAAGTCGTAGCAGCCATTCACGAGAAAGGCTTAAAATCTCCAAAAGAAGTACGAAATGTTCTTGGTTTTGCACATGAAGACGGCTGTTCGAAATGCCGCCCTGCTTTAAACTACTATTTACGTATGGCGATTCCAGAAGAATATGAAGATGATAAATCGTCCCGTTTCGTTAATGAAAGAATGAATGGTAACATCCAGCACGATGGTACATTCTCTGTTATTCCACGTATGTACGGAGGCGTTACAACAGCTGATGATTTAATGAAAATTGCTGAAGTTGCGAAGAAGTATGATGTTCCACTTGTGAAAATTACCGGTGCAAGCCGAATTGGCTTATACGGTGTCAAGAAACAAGATTTACCTAACGTATGGGCTGACTTACATATGACTTCGGGGTATGCATATTCAAAATCGCTTCGTAATGTAAAATCATGTGTTGGTTCTCGCTTCTGCCGTTTCGGTACGAAAGATTCATTAGGACTTGGTATGCTCCTTGAACAATCATTAGAAATGGTAGATACACCTCATAAAATGAAGATGGGTGTAACGGGCTGTCCGCGTAACTGTGCGGAAGTACTGACGAAAGATTTTGGCGTTGTTTGTGTCGAAAATGGATACCAACTTTATATTGGCGGAAATGGTGGTACAGAAGTACGTGAAGCTGATTTTGTAATGATTGTCCCTACTGAAGATGATGTCCTTCGCATCGCTGCAGCTTACATGCAATATTATCGTGAAACTGGTATTTACGGAGAGCGTACCGCCTACTGGACAGAACGTTTAGGCTTCGATCACATAAAAGAAATACTACAAGATGCAAGTATGGTTACTACGTTAAATGAACGTTTCCAAACAGCTCGTAGAACATATACGGAAGCATGGGGACAAGCACTAGAAACGAAATCATTAAAAGCGATGTATGAAGTAGAAACTGTGAAATAA